One Phaseolus vulgaris cultivar G19833 chromosome 2, P. vulgaris v2.0, whole genome shotgun sequence DNA window includes the following coding sequences:
- the LOC137810672 gene encoding chaperone protein dnaJ 16 — MPGHRSKSEKHDDGEKQLRRDPYEVLGVSRNSMDQEIKTAYRKMALKYHPDKNANDPKAADMFKEVTFSYNILSDPDKRRQYDSAGFEAVESDNQELELDLSSLGAVNTMFAALFSKLGVPIKTTVSASVLEEALNGLVTIRPLPLGHYVSKRVEKQCAHFYSVTITEEEARAGFVCRVLSSDKSKFKLLYFDQEDNGGLSLALQEDSAKTGKITTAGMYFLGFPVYRLDQTMNSIAAKDPDTSFFRKLDGFQPCELNELKAGTHVFAVYGDNFFKSANYTIEALCAAPLSEEKENLRSIEAQILSKRAEISKFEAEYREVLAQFSEMTSRYAHEIQSIDELLKHRNEIHASYTITPFKRSTSKSRSKSSSKENKEDGQTREKRSTRDRPKKKKWYNLHLRVDKRKAC, encoded by the exons ATGCCGGGGCACCGCTCGAAGTCGGAGAAGCACGACGACGGCGAGAAGCAGCTCCGGCGGGACCCCTACGAGGTCCTTGGAGTCTCGCGCAACTCCATGGATCAGGAAATCAAAACCGCGTACCGCAAAATGGCGCTCAA ATATCATCCGGACAAGAATGCAAATGATCCTAAAGCAGCTGATATGTTTAAAGAGGTTACCTTTTCTTACAATATCCTCTCAGATCCTGACAAACGGCGTCAATATGACTCGGCTGGTTTTGAG GCCGTTGAATCAGACAACCAAGAATTGGAGTTAGATCTTTCAAGTTTGGGGGCTGTCAATACAATGTTTGCAGCACTTTTTAG TAAACTTGGTGTGCCAATTAAGACAACTGTATCCGCATCTGTTTTGGAAGAGGCACTGAATGGTTTAGTGACCATTCGTCCACTTCCGTTAGGACATTATGTATCTAAAAGG GTTGAGAAGCAATGTGCACACTTCTACTCAGTTACAATAACAGAAGAGGAAGCACGAGCTGGATTTGTTTGTCGAGTACTATCATCAGACAAAAGCAAGTTCAAG ttattatattttgatcAGGAAGACAATGGTGGTTTAAGTCTTGCACTCCAG GAAGACAGTGCAAAAACAGGGAAGATTACCACTGCTGGGATGTATTTTCTTGGGTTTCCTGTTTATCGATTGGACCAAACAATGAACTCT ATAGCTGCTAAGGATCCAGATACATCTTTTTTCAGAAAGTTGGATGGGTTTCAGCCTTGtgaattaaatgaattaaaggCTGGTACCCATGTATTTGCTGTCTATG GTGACAACTTTTTCAAAAGTGCAAATTATACAATAGAAGCTCTCTGTGCTGCACCTCTTagtgaagaaaaagaaaatttaagaaGTATAGAAGCTCAAATCTTGTCTAAAAGGGCCGAAATATCAAAGTTTGAGGCAGAATATCGAGAG GTTCTGGCTCAATTCTCAGAGATGACAAGTAGATATGCACATGAAATTCAATCA ATTGACGAGCTACTGAAGCATAGAAATGAAATACATGCATCATACACTATTACTCCCTTTAAACGGAGTACAAGTAAGAGCAGAAGTAAAAGTTCTTCCAAGGAGAACAAAGAAGATGGCCAAACAAGAGAGAAGAGGAGTACAAGAGATcggccaaagaagaagaaatggtATAATCTCCACTTAAGAGTCGATAAGAGAAAGGCTTGCTAA